The Streptomyces sp. NBC_01775 genome includes a region encoding these proteins:
- a CDS encoding helix-turn-helix domain-containing protein: MDAAAQEATAKARELQSQWYGEPLGSLFRRLIEDLGLNQARLATVLGLSAPMLSQLMSGQRAKIGNPAVVQRVQALQELAAEVARGDISAADATGRMDEIRRTAGGSVLNNTSQTASSGASQTPVKRVVREIQALLRSVSDAADIIEASNALAPSHPELAEFLRVYGAGRTSDAVKHYEAHQS; this comes from the coding sequence ATGGACGCAGCAGCACAGGAAGCGACCGCCAAAGCGCGCGAGCTCCAGAGTCAGTGGTACGGCGAGCCGTTGGGGAGTCTCTTCCGGCGTCTGATCGAGGATCTGGGCCTCAACCAGGCACGGCTGGCCACCGTGCTCGGACTGTCCGCTCCTATGCTTTCGCAGCTCATGAGCGGCCAGCGCGCAAAGATCGGCAATCCGGCCGTCGTCCAGCGCGTACAGGCCCTCCAGGAGCTGGCCGCCGAGGTGGCGCGGGGCGACATCAGCGCGGCCGACGCGACCGGCCGGATGGACGAGATCCGCCGTACCGCCGGGGGCAGCGTGCTCAACAACACCTCACAGACCGCCTCCTCCGGCGCCTCACAGACCCCCGTCAAGCGCGTGGTGCGAGAGATCCAGGCCCTGCTGCGCTCGGTCTCGGACGCCGCCGACATCATCGAGGCGTCCAACGCCCTCGCTCCCTCCCACCCGGAGCTGGCAGAGTTCCTGCGGGTCTACGGGGCGGGACGCACCTCGGACGCTGTGAAGCACTACGAAGCACACCAGAGCTGA
- a CDS encoding serine/threonine-protein kinase: MGEIFAGRYELIDPIGRGGVGTVWRAWDHRRRRYVAAKVLQQSDAYTLLRFVREQALRIDHPHVLAPASWAADDDKVLFTMDLVSGGSLAHLIGDYGPLPPSFVCTLLDQLLSGLTAVHAEDVIHRDIKPANILLEPTGTGRPHLRLSDFGISMRKGEPRLTETDYVVGTPGYFAPEQMLNAEADFPSDLYAVGLVALYLLTGTKPDAQALFEQYQHGVPSAPEGVPEPLWQVLGQLLQPDPQARFRTATGARKALAGAAEMLNGEATAEQEIVEVFDHLGPLPEGFGPDGPAGAREATTSLGTGPGPAAAPPSATGSFHLQPPQQTPTPPQSAQTPTPPQSAQTATSAAVSPPPVPVPGQPSTPPIPGPSGSTRPYTPAATPAQPFPGPAGAPAGPAPAPGAPTAPGAPTAPVPVRRPGPPLKVAVPVLIVAVLCVVAGVVALASMA, translated from the coding sequence ATGGGAGAGATCTTCGCCGGCCGGTACGAACTGATCGACCCGATCGGCCGCGGCGGCGTCGGTACGGTCTGGCGCGCCTGGGACCACCGGAGACGGCGCTATGTCGCCGCCAAGGTGCTCCAGCAGAGCGACGCGTACACCCTGCTGCGCTTCGTCCGCGAACAGGCCCTCCGCATCGACCACCCGCACGTGCTCGCCCCGGCCAGCTGGGCGGCCGACGACGACAAGGTGCTGTTCACCATGGACCTGGTCAGCGGAGGTTCGCTGGCCCATCTCATCGGTGACTACGGCCCGTTGCCGCCCTCTTTCGTGTGCACCCTGCTCGACCAGCTGCTCTCGGGTCTGACGGCCGTGCACGCCGAGGACGTGATCCACCGGGACATCAAGCCCGCCAACATCCTGCTGGAGCCCACCGGCACCGGGCGCCCGCACCTGCGGCTCTCGGACTTCGGCATCTCCATGCGCAAGGGCGAGCCCCGCCTGACCGAGACCGACTACGTGGTGGGCACACCTGGATACTTCGCGCCCGAGCAGATGCTCAACGCCGAGGCCGACTTCCCCTCGGACCTGTACGCGGTCGGCTTGGTCGCGCTCTACCTGCTGACGGGCACGAAGCCGGACGCCCAGGCGCTGTTCGAGCAGTACCAGCACGGGGTGCCGTCTGCTCCCGAGGGCGTGCCCGAGCCGCTGTGGCAGGTGCTCGGGCAGCTGTTGCAGCCCGATCCGCAGGCCCGGTTCCGCACGGCGACCGGTGCGCGCAAGGCGCTGGCGGGCGCCGCCGAGATGCTCAACGGCGAGGCGACGGCGGAGCAGGAGATCGTCGAGGTCTTCGACCACCTCGGGCCGCTGCCCGAGGGGTTCGGCCCCGACGGGCCCGCCGGTGCGCGGGAGGCCACCACGTCCCTGGGGACGGGCCCCGGGCCCGCCGCGGCACCGCCCTCGGCGACCGGCAGCTTCCACCTCCAGCCTCCGCAGCAGACCCCCACGCCCCCGCAGTCCGCGCAGACCCCCACGCCCCCGCAGTCCGCGCAGACCGCCACGTCCGCCGCCGTCTCGCCGCCGCCCGTGCCCGTGCCCGGGCAGCCGAGCACCCCGCCGATCCCGGGCCCTTCGGGCTCGACCCGGCCGTACACACCCGCCGCGACGCCCGCGCAGCCGTTCCCAGGGCCCGCTGGAGCGCCCGCGGGGCCGGCACCGGCCCCGGGAGCGCCGACGGCTCCCGGAGCGCCTACAGCGCCCGTACCCGTACGCAGGCCGGGGCCCCCGCTGAAGGTGGCGGTGCCCGTGCTGATCGTCGCGGTGCTGTGTGTGGTGGCCGGAGTGGTGGCGCTCGCCTCGATGGCCTGA
- a CDS encoding vWA domain-containing protein, with product MRPVRSRLAGALTGGVALAVLAGPLAVAVPNTAPTAPTTEVGSRSGVARGNSSLAANSDSAMEMVLDSSGSMADEDGSGKTRIASAREAVGTVVDSLPDGFPTGLRVYGADKAKSCTDTRLAQPVEPLDRAGIKKAVAAVEPKGDTPIGYSLKKAAADLPKPPHSAIGRRTILLISDGEDNCGAPKPCDVAKSLSKDGIDLRIDAIGFQVKGAARKQLKCVAEAGHGKYYDAPDADDLARELERAGRLSADGYRFKGTRVTGTASSGDAPALKAPGQYVDTIGPEETRWYAAHLDGSSATDLAATGVPTPGVRVGRLDGLKLTMRAADGSMCGSDNGYFWQDEGAAPVTTAVSRIPREHPLGDCDRPGSFTFELKRESEDDSDQARWPVELRLGAEKPLKKGVTPARAETSYGAAGKDSALPAGGPKDIQGGTGFNDAKKIGTGVWRDTLLPAQTRWYRVPVGWHQQLRYDVEFANEPKRNEDAVQSSYVWTTAFAPGRLPLKDNAEFSPRQLYRGDPVKVSQGTVPVSWNNRAESSSSVKPVRRDGTYYLAVTLGADAAQIAENAAVRIVLRVGVKGKARTGPEHDAPLAAARHTGTGDGADDGKGGTAGSAAGEDDPGPHPAVLAGAGAAAVLVIAGGVWYALRRRGRVRNTNVMRGGTW from the coding sequence ATGCGACCAGTGCGTAGCCGCCTGGCGGGGGCGTTGACGGGCGGGGTGGCGCTCGCCGTGCTCGCCGGCCCGCTCGCCGTGGCGGTGCCGAACACCGCGCCGACGGCACCGACTACGGAAGTGGGCAGCCGAAGTGGCGTTGCCCGTGGCAACAGTTCCCTTGCGGCGAACAGCGACAGCGCCATGGAGATGGTGCTGGACTCCTCCGGGTCCATGGCGGACGAGGACGGCTCGGGCAAGACCCGTATCGCCTCGGCGCGCGAGGCCGTCGGCACCGTCGTCGACAGCCTGCCCGACGGCTTCCCGACCGGGCTGCGGGTCTACGGCGCCGACAAGGCCAAGAGCTGCACCGACACCCGGCTCGCCCAGCCCGTCGAGCCGCTGGACAGGGCCGGCATCAAGAAGGCCGTCGCCGCGGTCGAGCCCAAGGGCGACACCCCGATCGGATACTCGCTCAAGAAGGCCGCGGCCGACCTGCCCAAGCCGCCGCACAGCGCGATCGGCCGCCGCACGATCCTGCTGATCTCCGACGGCGAGGACAACTGCGGGGCGCCCAAGCCCTGCGACGTGGCCAAGAGCCTGTCCAAGGACGGCATCGACCTGCGGATCGACGCCATCGGCTTCCAGGTGAAGGGCGCGGCCCGCAAGCAGCTCAAGTGCGTCGCGGAGGCGGGTCACGGCAAGTACTACGACGCGCCCGACGCCGACGACCTGGCCCGTGAACTGGAGCGCGCCGGGCGGCTGTCGGCCGACGGCTACCGCTTCAAGGGCACACGCGTCACGGGGACGGCCTCCTCGGGCGACGCGCCCGCGCTGAAGGCCCCCGGCCAGTACGTGGACACCATCGGTCCGGAGGAGACCCGCTGGTACGCCGCCCACCTGGACGGGAGTTCCGCCACCGACCTGGCGGCCACCGGGGTGCCGACCCCCGGCGTCCGGGTCGGCCGACTGGACGGGCTGAAGCTCACCATGCGCGCCGCCGACGGCAGCATGTGCGGGAGCGACAACGGCTACTTCTGGCAGGACGAGGGCGCCGCCCCGGTCACCACCGCCGTCAGCCGGATCCCCCGCGAGCACCCCTTGGGTGACTGCGACAGGCCGGGGAGCTTCACGTTCGAACTGAAGCGGGAGTCCGAGGACGACTCCGACCAGGCCCGCTGGCCCGTCGAGCTGCGGCTCGGCGCGGAGAAGCCGCTGAAGAAGGGCGTCACCCCGGCCCGCGCCGAAACCTCCTACGGCGCCGCGGGCAAGGACTCCGCGCTGCCGGCCGGCGGCCCGAAGGACATCCAGGGCGGCACCGGCTTCAACGACGCGAAGAAGATCGGCACGGGCGTATGGCGCGACACCCTGCTGCCCGCGCAGACCCGCTGGTACCGGGTGCCGGTCGGCTGGCACCAGCAGCTGCGCTACGACGTGGAATTCGCCAACGAGCCCAAGCGGAACGAGGACGCCGTCCAGTCCTCGTACGTGTGGACAACGGCCTTCGCACCGGGCCGGCTGCCGCTCAAGGACAACGCCGAGTTCTCCCCGCGCCAGCTCTACCGGGGTGACCCGGTGAAGGTCTCGCAGGGTACGGTGCCGGTCTCCTGGAACAACCGCGCGGAATCCAGCAGTTCGGTCAAGCCCGTACGGCGCGACGGCACCTACTACCTGGCCGTCACGCTGGGCGCCGACGCCGCGCAGATCGCGGAGAACGCCGCGGTGCGTATCGTCCTGCGCGTCGGAGTCAAGGGCAAGGCGAGGACGGGGCCCGAGCACGACGCCCCGCTGGCCGCGGCGCGGCACACCGGCACGGGCGACGGCGCGGACGACGGCAAGGGCGGTACGGCCGGCAGCGCGGCAGGTGAGGACGATCCGGGGCCGCACCCGGCGGTGCTGGCGGGCGCTGGAGCCGCGGCCGTGCTGGTGATCGCGGGAGGCGTCTGGTACGCGCTGCGGCGGCGTGGCAGGGTCCGGAACACGAACGTGATGAGGGGTGGGACGTGGTGA
- a CDS encoding DLW-39 family protein: protein MKKLFLVALAAIGGLLVYRQIQADRAEQDLWTEATDSVPAGSGV from the coding sequence GTGAAGAAGCTTTTCCTGGTCGCATTGGCCGCCATCGGCGGCCTCCTCGTGTACCGCCAGATCCAGGCGGACCGCGCCGAGCAGGATCTGTGGACGGAGGCGACCGACTCCGTGCCCGCAGGTTCGGGTGTGTGA
- a CDS encoding toxin-antitoxin system YwqK family antitoxin: protein MEARTSRPQNVPHLPQDETEMCTDLMLYHDGAAFTGVNYTVSEEGRLLDETSYWWGAQDGPDLEWWPSGLIRAEGVRRHGVAVGWWREWYEDGWPAEESLLAEEVQVRRRWSADGELVMDFVSSRPEARKAAETHPARRRRTTERCLRTDELGTYDWFVAGYEGAPFTGIAVECDRDGRLLGTTSYREGIEDGVRLELWPTGRKREQGSCRAGVVVGWWCQWDSDGNLVEETLFDDDGKHLLIRRWGDDGALARDYVAPTAEARAAAVAHPPGRPE from the coding sequence ATGGAGGCGAGGACGAGCAGGCCACAGAACGTGCCGCATCTCCCGCAGGACGAGACCGAGATGTGCACGGACCTCATGCTCTACCACGATGGTGCGGCGTTCACCGGAGTCAACTACACGGTGTCCGAGGAGGGCCGGCTCCTGGACGAGACGTCCTACTGGTGGGGGGCGCAGGACGGGCCGGACCTCGAATGGTGGCCCAGCGGGCTCATACGGGCGGAGGGCGTCCGCCGGCACGGCGTCGCCGTGGGCTGGTGGCGCGAGTGGTACGAGGACGGCTGGCCGGCCGAGGAATCCCTGCTGGCCGAGGAGGTCCAGGTGCGCCGCCGCTGGAGTGCGGACGGCGAGCTGGTGATGGACTTCGTCTCCTCCCGCCCGGAGGCCCGGAAGGCCGCCGAGACGCATCCGGCACGGCGACGGCGGACGACGGAACGCTGCCTCCGGACCGATGAGTTGGGCACCTACGACTGGTTCGTGGCGGGCTACGAGGGCGCGCCGTTCACCGGGATCGCCGTCGAGTGCGACCGGGACGGCCGGCTTCTGGGCACGACCTCGTACCGGGAGGGGATCGAGGACGGGGTCCGTCTCGAACTGTGGCCCACCGGCCGCAAACGGGAGCAGGGCAGCTGCCGCGCCGGGGTGGTCGTGGGGTGGTGGTGCCAGTGGGACAGCGACGGCAACCTGGTCGAGGAGACTCTCTTCGACGACGACGGCAAGCACCTGCTGATCCGGCGGTGGGGCGACGACGGCGCCCTGGCGCGCGACTACGTCGCCCCCACGGCGGAGGCGCGCGCGGCTGCCGTCGCGCACCCGCCCGGCCGGCCGGAGTAG
- a CDS encoding DUF3566 domain-containing protein — MSGAQPQPQAQPKAQPPSPPSQPQPEQQPHRPPQAYPAPPSESGSGARSGTRKSGSGGSGAEGSGGSGGDGNGGDAGQGAVRKPRTGASTIPRTRKARLRVAKADPWSVMKVSFLLAVALGVCTVVAVAVLWMVMNAMGVFSTLGGTVSEATSAEGSGGFDLESFLSLPRVLLFTSLIAVINVVLATALATLASFIYNLSAGFVGGVELTLAEDE; from the coding sequence GTGAGTGGTGCTCAGCCTCAGCCGCAGGCGCAGCCGAAGGCACAGCCTCCGTCCCCACCATCCCAGCCTCAGCCCGAGCAGCAGCCGCACCGGCCGCCGCAGGCGTACCCGGCCCCGCCGTCGGAATCCGGCAGCGGGGCCCGGTCGGGGACCCGTAAATCCGGATCCGGCGGGTCCGGAGCCGAGGGGTCGGGCGGGTCCGGCGGTGACGGGAATGGCGGTGATGCCGGGCAAGGCGCGGTGCGCAAGCCGCGCACGGGTGCGAGTACGATCCCGCGGACCCGGAAGGCGCGGCTGCGGGTGGCCAAGGCCGATCCGTGGTCGGTGATGAAGGTCAGCTTCCTGCTGGCGGTGGCACTGGGCGTGTGCACGGTGGTGGCCGTCGCCGTGCTGTGGATGGTGATGAACGCGATGGGCGTCTTCTCCACCCTCGGCGGCACGGTCAGTGAGGCGACCAGCGCGGAGGGCAGCGGCGGCTTCGACCTGGAGTCGTTCCTCTCGCTGCCGCGGGTGCTGCTGTTCACCTCCCTGATCGCGGTCATCAACGTCGTACTCGCGACGGCGCTGGCCACCTTGGCCTCCTTCATCTACAACCTGTCGGCGGGCTTCGTCGGCGGTGTGGAGCTGACGCTGGCGGAGGACGAGTGA
- the gyrA gene encoding DNA gyrase subunit A produces the protein MADETPPTPDESAPENAPAPDSALVDTEAGARVEPVSLETEMQRSYLDYAMSVIVSRALPDIRDGLKPVHRRVLYAMYDGGYRPEKGFYKCARVVGDVMGTYHPHGDSSIYDALVRLAQHWSMRMPLVDSNGNFGSPGNDPAAAMRYTECKMDPLSMEMLRDIDEDTVDFQDNYDGRNQEPTVLPARFPNLLINGSAGIAVGMATNIPPHNLREVAAGAKWYLDHPDASNEELLDALIERIKGPDFPSGALVVGRKGIEEAYRTGRGSITMRAVVEVEEIHGRQCLVITELPYQVNPDNLALKIADLVKDGRVGGIADVRDETSSRTGQRLVIVLKRDAVAKVVLNNLYKHTDLQTNFGANMLALVEGVPRTLSLDAFIRHWVAHQVDVIVRRTRYRLRKAEERAHILRGLLKALNAIDEVIALIRRSQTVEEAREGLMGLLTIDEIQANAILEMQLRRLAALEHQKITAEHDELQKKINEYNAILASPQRQREIIGEELGNIVEKFGDDRRSKLIPFEGDMSMEDLIAEEDIVVTITRGGYVKRTKTDDYRAQKRGGKGVRGTKLKEDDIVDHFFVSTTHHWLLFFTNKGRVYRAKAYELPDAGRDARGQHVANLLAFQPDEEIAEILAIRDYDAAPYLVLATKSGLVKKTPLKDYDSPRSGGVIAINLREMDDGRDDELIGAELVSGDDDLLLVSRKAQSIRFTATDDALRPMGRATSGVKGMSFRPEDELLSMNVVRAGTFLFTATDGGYAKRTNMDEYRVQGRGGLGIKAAKIVEDRGSLVGALVVEATDEILAITLGGGVIRTRVNEVRETGRDTMGVQLINLGKKDAVVGVARNAEAGREAEEVEAAVDSVDDGEPQSPDHDD, from the coding sequence ATGGCCGACGAGACCCCCCCCACACCCGACGAGTCCGCGCCCGAGAACGCACCGGCGCCCGACAGCGCGCTGGTGGACACCGAAGCCGGTGCGCGCGTGGAGCCGGTGAGCCTTGAGACGGAGATGCAGCGCTCCTATCTCGACTACGCGATGAGCGTGATCGTGAGCCGTGCGCTGCCCGACATCCGCGACGGACTCAAGCCGGTGCACCGCCGGGTGCTGTACGCGATGTACGACGGCGGCTACCGCCCCGAGAAGGGCTTCTACAAGTGCGCCCGCGTCGTCGGCGACGTCATGGGCACGTACCACCCGCACGGCGACTCCTCGATCTACGACGCGCTGGTCCGGCTCGCCCAGCACTGGTCGATGCGGATGCCGCTGGTCGACAGCAACGGCAACTTCGGCTCCCCGGGCAACGACCCGGCCGCGGCCATGCGGTACACCGAGTGCAAGATGGACCCGCTGTCGATGGAGATGCTCCGGGACATCGACGAGGACACCGTCGACTTCCAGGACAACTACGACGGCCGCAACCAGGAGCCCACGGTCCTGCCGGCCCGCTTCCCGAACCTGCTGATCAACGGCTCGGCGGGCATCGCGGTCGGCATGGCGACCAACATCCCCCCGCACAACCTGCGCGAGGTCGCGGCCGGCGCGAAGTGGTACCTCGACCACCCCGACGCCTCCAACGAGGAGCTGCTGGACGCGCTCATCGAGCGGATCAAGGGCCCCGACTTCCCCAGCGGCGCGCTGGTGGTGGGCCGTAAGGGCATCGAGGAGGCGTACCGCACCGGGCGCGGCTCGATCACGATGCGCGCGGTCGTCGAGGTGGAGGAGATCCACGGCCGCCAGTGCCTGGTGATCACCGAGCTGCCGTACCAGGTGAACCCGGACAACCTCGCGCTGAAGATCGCCGACCTGGTCAAGGACGGCCGTGTCGGCGGCATCGCGGACGTGCGGGACGAGACCTCCTCGCGCACCGGCCAGCGCCTGGTGATCGTCCTGAAGCGGGACGCGGTCGCCAAGGTCGTCCTCAACAACCTCTACAAGCACACCGACTTGCAGACCAACTTCGGCGCCAACATGCTGGCCCTGGTCGAGGGCGTACCGCGCACCCTGTCGCTGGACGCCTTCATCCGGCACTGGGTCGCCCACCAGGTCGACGTCATCGTGCGCCGCACCCGCTACCGGCTGCGCAAGGCCGAGGAGCGCGCCCACATCCTGCGCGGTCTGCTCAAGGCGCTGAACGCGATCGACGAGGTCATCGCGCTGATCCGGCGCAGCCAGACCGTCGAGGAGGCCCGCGAGGGCCTGATGGGGCTGCTGACGATCGACGAGATCCAGGCGAACGCGATCTTGGAGATGCAGCTTCGCCGGCTGGCGGCACTGGAGCACCAGAAGATCACCGCCGAGCACGACGAACTCCAGAAGAAGATCAACGAGTACAACGCGATCCTGGCCTCGCCGCAGCGGCAGCGGGAGATCATCGGCGAGGAACTGGGCAACATCGTCGAGAAGTTCGGCGACGACCGGCGCTCCAAGCTGATCCCCTTCGAGGGCGACATGTCCATGGAGGACCTGATCGCCGAGGAGGACATCGTCGTCACGATCACCCGTGGCGGCTATGTGAAGCGCACCAAGACCGATGACTACCGCGCCCAGAAGCGCGGCGGGAAGGGCGTGCGCGGGACGAAGCTGAAGGAGGACGACATCGTCGACCACTTCTTCGTCTCCACGACCCACCACTGGCTGCTGTTCTTCACCAACAAGGGCCGCGTCTACCGGGCCAAGGCCTACGAGTTGCCGGATGCCGGCCGTGACGCGCGCGGCCAGCACGTGGCCAACCTGCTGGCCTTCCAGCCGGACGAGGAGATCGCCGAGATCCTGGCGATCCGCGACTACGACGCGGCCCCCTACCTGGTGCTGGCCACCAAGTCGGGCCTGGTCAAGAAGACTCCGCTGAAGGACTACGACTCCCCGCGCTCGGGCGGCGTCATCGCGATCAACCTGCGCGAGATGGACGACGGCCGTGACGACGAGCTGATCGGCGCCGAACTGGTCTCGGGCGACGACGATCTGCTGCTGGTGAGCAGGAAGGCGCAGTCGATCCGCTTCACCGCCACCGACGACGCGCTGCGGCCGATGGGCCGGGCCACCTCCGGTGTGAAGGGCATGAGTTTCCGTCCTGAGGACGAACTGCTCTCGATGAATGTCGTGCGGGCGGGTACGTTCTTGTTCACGGCTACCGATGGCGGGTACGCGAAGCGGACGAACATGGACGAGTACCGCGTCCAGGGCCGCGGCGGACTGGGCATCAAGGCCGCGAAGATCGTGGAGGACCGGGGATCGCTGGTCGGCGCGCTCGTGGTGGAGGCGACGGATGAGATTCTGGCCATCACGCTCGGCGGCGGTGTGATCCGTACGCGGGTCAACGAGGTCAGGGAGACGGGCCGTGACACCATGGGCGTCCAACTGATCAACCTGGGCAAGAAGGATGCGGTCGTCGGTGTCGCGCGTAACGCCGAGGCCGGTCGTGAGGCCGAGGAAGTGGAGGCCGCGGTGGACTCCGTCGACGACGGGGAGCCGCAGTCCCCCGACCACGACGACTAG
- the gyrB gene encoding DNA topoisomerase (ATP-hydrolyzing) subunit B produces the protein MLCQKGRFVADSGDLNENDKTPSPAMGQAVPPTDGDGAVPESPGAVVPVGGPGEPSYDASAITVLEGLDAVRKRPGMYIGSTGERGLHHLVQEVVDNSVDEALAGHADTIDVTLLADGGVRVVDNGRGIPVGIVPSENKPAVEVVMTVLHAGGKFGGGGYAVSGGLHGVGVSVVNALSQKVAVEVKTDGYRWTQDYKLGAPTAPLARNEATDESGTMVTFWADGDIFETTDYSFETLARRFQEMAFLNKGLAIALTDEREGHVDEEGRPNTVRYHYEGGISDFVRYLNSRKGELVHPTVIDFEVEDPDRLLSVEIAMQWNTQYSEGVYSFANTIHTHEGGTHEEGFRAAMTGLINRYARDKKLLREKDDNLTGEDIREGLTAIISVKLGEPQFEGQTKTKLGNTEAKTFVQKIVHEHLTDWLDRNPNEAADIIRKGIQAATARVAARKARDLTRRKGLLETASLPGKLSDCQSNDPVKCEIFIVEGDSAGGSAKSGRDPEYQAILPIRGKILNVEKARIDKVLQNAEVQALISAFGTGVHEDFDITKLRYHKIILMADADVDGQHINTLLLTLLFRFMRPLVEAGHVFLSQPPLYKIKWSRDEYQYAYSDPERDSLIQLGREQGKRIKDDSVQRFKGLGEMNADELRVTTMDIEHRVLRQVTLDDAAAADDLFSILMGEDVEARRSFIQRNAKDVRFLDI, from the coding sequence GTGCTGTGCCAGAAAGGGCGCTTCGTGGCCGATTCCGGCGATCTCAACGAGAACGACAAGACACCTTCCCCGGCCATGGGCCAGGCGGTACCCCCAACAGACGGCGATGGCGCCGTGCCCGAGTCCCCCGGTGCGGTTGTTCCGGTGGGCGGGCCCGGGGAGCCGTCGTACGACGCGAGCGCGATCACGGTCCTTGAGGGCCTGGACGCGGTTCGCAAGCGTCCGGGCATGTACATCGGGTCGACCGGTGAACGTGGTCTTCATCACCTTGTGCAAGAGGTGGTCGACAACTCCGTCGACGAGGCGCTCGCCGGGCACGCGGACACGATCGACGTGACGCTGCTGGCCGACGGCGGTGTGCGCGTGGTGGACAACGGGCGCGGCATTCCCGTGGGCATCGTGCCCTCGGAGAACAAGCCGGCCGTCGAGGTCGTGATGACGGTGCTGCACGCGGGCGGCAAGTTCGGGGGCGGCGGATACGCGGTCTCCGGCGGTCTGCACGGCGTGGGCGTCTCCGTCGTCAACGCGCTGTCGCAGAAGGTGGCCGTCGAGGTCAAGACCGACGGCTACCGCTGGACCCAGGACTACAAGCTGGGGGCGCCGACGGCGCCGCTGGCCCGTAACGAGGCCACGGACGAGTCCGGCACGATGGTGACGTTCTGGGCCGACGGCGACATCTTCGAGACGACGGACTACTCCTTCGAGACGCTCGCGCGGCGCTTCCAGGAGATGGCGTTCCTCAACAAGGGCCTGGCCATCGCGCTGACCGACGAGCGCGAGGGGCATGTCGACGAGGAGGGGCGGCCGAACACGGTTCGGTACCACTACGAGGGTGGTATCTCGGACTTTGTCCGGTATCTCAACTCCCGCAAGGGCGAGCTGGTTCACCCCACGGTGATCGACTTCGAGGTCGAGGACCCCGACCGGCTGCTCTCGGTCGAGATCGCCATGCAGTGGAACACCCAGTACAGCGAGGGTGTCTACTCCTTCGCGAACACGATCCACACGCACGAGGGCGGCACCCACGAAGAGGGCTTCCGGGCCGCGATGACGGGTCTGATCAACCGGTACGCGCGCGACAAGAAGCTGCTGCGCGAGAAGGACGACAACCTCACGGGTGAGGACATCCGCGAGGGTCTGACCGCGATCATCTCCGTCAAGCTGGGCGAGCCGCAGTTCGAGGGCCAGACGAAGACGAAGCTGGGCAACACCGAGGCGAAGACCTTCGTCCAGAAGATCGTCCACGAGCACCTGACGGACTGGCTCGACCGCAATCCCAACGAGGCGGCCGACATCATCCGCAAGGGGATCCAGGCGGCCACCGCGCGGGTCGCGGCGCGCAAGGCGCGGGACCTGACCCGGCGCAAGGGGCTGCTGGAGACGGCGTCGCTGCCGGGCAAGCTCTCGGACTGCCAGTCCAACGACCCGGTCAAGTGCGAGATCTTCATCGTGGAGGGCGACTCGGCGGGCGGCTCGGCCAAGTCCGGCCGTGACCCCGAGTACCAGGCGATCTTGCCGATCCGCGGCAAGATCCTGAACGTCGAGAAGGCCAGGATCGACAAGGTCCTGCAAAACGCCGAGGTCCAGGCGCTGATCTCGGCCTTCGGCACGGGTGTGCACGAGGACTTCGACATCACGAAGCTCCGCTACCACAAGATCATCTTGATGGCGGACGCCGATGTCGACGGCCAGCACATCAACACCCTGCTGCTCACCCTGCTCTTCCGTTTCATGCGTCCGCTGGTCGAGGCCGGGCACGTCTTCTTGTCGCAGCCTCCGCTCTACAAGATCAAGTGGAGCCGGGACGAGTACCAGTACGCCTACTCCGACCCCGAGCGCGACAGCCTCATCCAGCTCGGCCGCGAGCAGGGCAAGCGCATCAAGGACGACTCGGTGCAGCGCTTCAAGGGTCTGGGTGAGATGAACGCGGACGAGCTGCGCGTGACCACCATGGACATCGAGCACCGGGTGCTGCGCCAGGTGACGCTGGACGACGCGGCGGCAGCCGACGACCTGTTCTCCATCCTGATGGGCGAGGACGTCGAGGCCCGGCGCTCGTTCATCCAGCGGAACGCCAAGGACGTCCGCTTCCTCGACATCTGA
- a CDS encoding DUF721 domain-containing protein — translation MNPPGPGAGAPDAGGKVPEHSGVDLARVALRAAKEQAKARGAEAQQRRQARRGGGLRSGSGRDGRDPMPLGAAVNRLIAERGWEAPAAVGGVMGRWPQMVGAEVAQHCEPQRYDEEERTLVVRCDSTAWATQLRLLAPKLVARLNEDLGQGTVKLIKVRGPEAPRTGYGRLRAPGSKGPGDTYG, via the coding sequence GTGAACCCGCCCGGTCCGGGCGCCGGCGCGCCCGATGCGGGCGGCAAGGTGCCCGAGCACAGCGGGGTGGATCTCGCGCGGGTGGCGCTGCGCGCGGCCAAGGAGCAGGCGAAGGCGCGGGGTGCGGAGGCGCAGCAGCGCAGGCAGGCGCGGCGCGGAGGCGGGCTGCGCTCGGGCTCCGGGCGGGACGGCAGGGACCCGATGCCGCTGGGTGCCGCGGTCAACAGGCTGATCGCCGAACGGGGTTGGGAGGCCCCGGCCGCGGTCGGCGGGGTGATGGGGCGCTGGCCGCAGATGGTGGGTGCCGAGGTGGCACAGCACTGTGAGCCGCAGCGCTACGACGAGGAGGAGCGCACGCTTGTGGTGCGGTGCGATTCGACGGCGTGGGCGACGCAGCTGCGGTTGCTGGCGCCGAAGCTGGTGGCGCGGCTGAATGAGGATCTCGGACAGGGCACCGTTAAGTTGATCAAGGTGCGGGGGCCGGAGGCGCCGCGGACCGGATACGGGCGGTTGCGGGCGCCGGGGAGCAAGGGGCCGGGCGACACCTACGGGTGA